The DNA window GACAGACGGAGCTGGCGGCAATTCTTCAGGAGCAATTCCTCAAGCGAAGCGTCGCGGAATGGCTGTTTGAATTAGACGGCAGAGGCGTGCCGTGCTCTCCGATCAATACCTATGCGGACATTCTCGCCGATCCGCACGTTCAGGCCATGGATTTGATCAAGCCGCTCGATCTGCCGAACAACGTCCGAACGCGCACGGTGGGATTTCCGGTCAAGATTACCGATTTTTCATTCTCGGTTTATCGGGCGCCTCCGGCACTCGGCGAACATACCGCCGAGGTGATCTGCGAGTGGCTCGGCACCGAAGGGAGCTTGGCGTCGAAAACACGCGACCTTGGCTGATGCATTCCGCGTTCGCGATCGCGACATCGGCGACAGGGGTATCGCGCCGCCGCGCGAGCAGTGGCGGCCGCAAAAAGGTTTTAAGACGGAGAGAACACGCTCTCGGTTGAGGCTCTGAAAATATCTACCAATAAAAAGCAGAATAAATATTGGCGACAACGGGAGGGAAATATGAGAGTGCAAGACACCGCAGGAGACAAGGATACCCAGCGGCACGCACGTCGGGCGGTGATTGCCTCGACGGTCGGCTCGATGATCGAATGGTACGATTTCTATATTTACGGGCTGGTCGCGGCGACCGTATTGGGAAGGCTATTTTTTCCTCAAACCGATCCTTATTCCGCGACGCTGCTATCACTCAGCACCTTCTTCCTGGGATTTGTGATCCGCCCGGTGGGGGCGGCTGTTTTCGGTCATTTCGGTGATCGTATTGGACGAAAGGCGATGCTCGTCACCACACTATTGCTAATGGGTGTCAGCACGGTACTCGTCGGTCTCGTTCCGACATACAACCAGATCGGCATCTGGGGCGCTGTCGCCATCACCTTCCTGCGGTTGCTTCAGGGATTCGGCGTGGGCGGTGAGTGGGGCGGCGCCGTTGCAGTTGCCACCGAATGGAAATCGCTCGACAAGAAACGCGGGCTGGCCGGAAGCTGGCCGCAGTTCGGATCTCCACTCGGGTTGTTGTTGGCACTGATCGTGCTCACGACTGTGAGCAAATATGGCACGACCGAATGGTTCGAAACCATCGGCTGGCGAATTCCGTTTCTCCTCAGCATCGTGTTGATCGGCGTGGGACTCTACATCCGCGTCGGCATTCACGAGACGCCCGCCTTCAAGAGAATGGAGCAAAACGGAACGATCCAGAAGGCGCCGGTCAGCGTCGCGATCAGGAAGTACTGGCGCGAAATTCTGCTGGTCTGCGGCATCCGCTCCGGTCAGCACGCGGCCTTCTATCTGTTCACGACCTTCGTTTTGTCCTACGGCGTCGGCACATTGCACATTTCAAAGGATTTGCTTTTTAATGCGCTGTTGCTGGCCTGCAGCGTGTCGCTCATCAGCGTGCCACTATTCGGATATCTGTCGGATATCATCGGCCGCCGCTCACTCTATATTATCGGTGCGGTGACTCTAGGAATTTTCGCGTTCCCTTATTACATGATGCTAAATTCTGGAAACACCGCGATCATCGTGCTCGCTATCGTGATGTCGATTGTCGTTCACGATATTTCCTATGGACCACAGCCGGCGTTTATCGCGGAAGCGTTCCCGCCCGAAGTGCGATATAGCGGCTCGTCGCTCGGATATCAGTTGTCGTCGATCACGGCTGGCGGCCCGGCCCCTCTTATCGCGACATACTTGTTTCATCAGTATGGAACGACGCTCGCGGTAAGTATCTATCTCGCCGCGCTTGCGACGATCGCCACGATCTGCGCTGTCTATCTTCCGGACACGCACCGCAGAAACTATAATTCGTCGGATGCAAGCGATTCTGCCGGGATCGAAGGCGGGCGATCCGTTTCTCTCCAGCCTGCGCAGTGAGAGATAAAGATCTCCGTCGGTGGGCTGATGATGAGTCAGCCGACGGTATTTTTCCGGGACTTGGCCCGTCATGACGTGAATTCCGACATCGTCGGAATGCAGTTTGCTGCCGAACCTATCGTTGTCGACGATTGAGCTTCTTGCCAATATCGTGCCCACATGATCCCGGTCGAAATCGCTTAATAGCGGACAGGCTTTCGCCATGACTCTGCGACATAACCGGTCGGTCTCGCCTCGTTGGCGCCGCAGCTGCATGGTGGACCTTGGCCTTTGAAGGTTGGACGTGCGTGATTGTGGAGGGCGGTCTTGTGGGACTGACAAAGTCAGGCGGCCGGCGCGCCCAATCACATTGAAGAGTATCGATATGACATCTTCCGTTCACGAACTAGCAGTCATGCGCGATGGATCGATCCTGCACATGATGCTGAAGCGTCCGGCAAAATCGAACGCCCTGAGCGCCACGCTGGTGGAGGCCTTAATTGCCACCTTGGGCGCTGCTGAATCGGACGGCACCACGTTGGTAACGTTCAGAGGCGAGGGGACTAATTTTTGCTCCGGCTTCGACCTTGGCGATCTTGAGCGGCAAACCGACGGTGACCTGCTGCTCAAGCTGGTTCGTATCGAGTTGCTGTTGCAACGCATCGCGCATGCGCCGTTTGCTACGCTCGCCCTGGCTCAGGGCAAGGTCCTCGGAGCGGGATGCGATATCTTCTGCGCTTGTTCGGAGCGTATTGCCGAGCCCGACGCCGTTTTTCGAATGCCCGGTTGGAGATTTGGAATTGCGCTCGGAACGCGGCGGCTGGTTGGCCGCATTGGCACGGACGCGGCGCGTTCCGTTCTTGCCAGCAGCCGGATGCTCAAGGCGGATGAAGCACTCGGGATGGGTCTTGTGACGGCAACAGCAAGACAAGAGGATTGGCCGGTTCTTCTCCAATCGATAGGTGAGAAAGCCGCCATGCTGGAGCGGGTATCGCAATCGATGTTGCTTAACCTGACCGCGACGGATACGCGTGCGGCCGATCTCGCGGCTTTGGTGGAGAGCGCCAGCCGGCCGGGACTCAAAAGCCGCATCGAGCAATATCGGCAGGCGGAGCGAGCGAAAGCCGGCATAGATTCAAAAACCATATAGCAGCGATAGGGCGCTGTCTTAGCGTGTCGGATGGCTTCGTAGATCAGCTGTTTGATGTCCATGAAAACCGTACGCCTTCCGCGATACTGCTGGCCAGCGCGCGGCCTCTACTACTGAAAGTGCTGAAACGGACCTGCTGTTTGGGTCCTTGAAAGGTGGTGAATTCGTAGAAATTTTCACAGTCGTTTGGCGACAATAACCGCCGGCACCATGTAACTGCGAGCGTTGCGACTAGGTTCGCTGTGTGTACCGAAAACCTTATTCGAGTTGATGACGTGATGGAATCGCTCAAGCTCGGGATTGAGGTCGCTCAATCAAGCGTCGCCAAAATCTTCCCGCTTCCACAACGCAGCGCAAGACCGAGCCCTCGGCGCCTGGCCCGTCGCTCGCGCCGACGGCCTCTTGCAGAGCGGCTCTACCACCGAAGAAATCGAAGTCCGCA is part of the Bradyrhizobium erythrophlei genome and encodes:
- a CDS encoding enoyl-CoA hydratase/isomerase family protein translates to MTSSVHELAVMRDGSILHMMLKRPAKSNALSATLVEALIATLGAAESDGTTLVTFRGEGTNFCSGFDLGDLERQTDGDLLLKLVRIELLLQRIAHAPFATLALAQGKVLGAGCDIFCACSERIAEPDAVFRMPGWRFGIALGTRRLVGRIGTDAARSVLASSRMLKADEALGMGLVTATARQEDWPVLLQSIGEKAAMLERVSQSMLLNLTATDTRAADLAALVESASRPGLKSRIEQYRQAERAKAGIDSKTI
- a CDS encoding MFS transporter yields the protein MRVQDTAGDKDTQRHARRAVIASTVGSMIEWYDFYIYGLVAATVLGRLFFPQTDPYSATLLSLSTFFLGFVIRPVGAAVFGHFGDRIGRKAMLVTTLLLMGVSTVLVGLVPTYNQIGIWGAVAITFLRLLQGFGVGGEWGGAVAVATEWKSLDKKRGLAGSWPQFGSPLGLLLALIVLTTVSKYGTTEWFETIGWRIPFLLSIVLIGVGLYIRVGIHETPAFKRMEQNGTIQKAPVSVAIRKYWREILLVCGIRSGQHAAFYLFTTFVLSYGVGTLHISKDLLFNALLLACSVSLISVPLFGYLSDIIGRRSLYIIGAVTLGIFAFPYYMMLNSGNTAIIVLAIVMSIVVHDISYGPQPAFIAEAFPPEVRYSGSSLGYQLSSITAGGPAPLIATYLFHQYGTTLAVSIYLAALATIATICAVYLPDTHRRNYNSSDASDSAGIEGGRSVSLQPAQ